The genome window GGTATGCAAGCATGACAAGCGTATTGTATATTCTTTTTTTGGCGCCTTGATTGAGGGTTTCAGCTAAATCCGACGGATCCTTTTTGGGGAAACGATAGGCGAATGTAAACTCACGATTCCAAAGACGCCCATGATGCGCGCAGATATTTCTGACGATGGAGAGATGGTGCAAAAAGGAAGACAGGATTTTTTCATCCAACGCATAAATCTTCGCTATGGCATTGCGATCTTTTCTGGATATCAGATTTTTATACCATATTGAGAGTTGTCCCAGTGTCATCACTTCGCATACAACCCATAACGGGGGCAAT of Candidatus Desulfarcum epimagneticum contains these proteins:
- a CDS encoding Abortive infection bacteriophage resistance protein (fragment); amino-acid sequence: MTLGQLSIWYKNLISRKDRNAIAKIYALDEKILSSFLHHLSIVRNICAHHGRLWNREFTFAYRFPKKDPSDLAETLNQGAKKRIYNTLVMLAYLMDKINPNRWKNKISDLFVKHPEIDRKRMGFPENWKELPIWREINNG